Proteins co-encoded in one Pseudomonas beijingensis genomic window:
- a CDS encoding sensor histidine kinase: MNETNGKNEQAKASAARELFLLGQKTVEARAVLAALHKELREANTQLADKQHIEQLIEANQQLVLAILSAQSEAEKPKSTQALEQQQLYQDMREANELLVIAALSAQHLKASAERALERQRSVLALVAHELRNPLNPISMIAGRLARAPSEELPRMQKLIEGQVRHMSRLVEDLLDVSRVKTGKFRLDCEIVDIVQIIHESIDNCRPIMLSGDLHFSAQLPGCALWVNGDPVRLAQIFGNLLGNAAKYTPASGTIRLWATVEVDRVEIGIRDSGIGISPKALPFIFEPFVQDVHAVGFNGVGLGIGLTVVRELVESHGGTVIGKSAGDGQGSEFVVRLPLVSQAT, encoded by the coding sequence ATGAATGAGACCAATGGCAAGAATGAGCAAGCGAAGGCCTCGGCCGCTCGCGAGCTGTTCCTGCTTGGCCAGAAAACCGTCGAGGCGCGGGCGGTGTTGGCGGCGTTGCATAAGGAGCTGCGCGAGGCCAACACCCAACTCGCCGATAAGCAACATATCGAGCAGTTGATCGAGGCCAACCAGCAATTGGTCCTGGCGATCCTGTCGGCCCAGTCCGAGGCTGAAAAGCCAAAAAGCACGCAGGCACTAGAACAACAACAGTTGTATCAGGATATGCGCGAAGCCAATGAGCTATTGGTCATCGCCGCCCTCAGCGCGCAACACCTGAAGGCCTCGGCCGAACGCGCACTGGAGCGCCAGCGTAGCGTCCTCGCCCTGGTGGCCCATGAACTGCGCAATCCACTGAACCCCATCAGTATGATTGCCGGCCGACTGGCGCGGGCGCCCAGTGAGGAACTGCCGCGCATGCAGAAGTTGATCGAAGGCCAGGTGCGGCACATGTCTCGGTTGGTTGAAGACTTGCTCGACGTCTCTCGGGTCAAGACCGGCAAGTTTCGCCTCGATTGCGAGATTGTCGATATCGTTCAGATCATTCATGAATCCATCGACAACTGTCGGCCGATCATGCTCTCTGGCGACTTGCATTTTAGTGCCCAATTACCCGGGTGTGCATTATGGGTGAACGGCGATCCGGTGCGGCTCGCGCAGATTTTCGGCAACTTGCTGGGCAATGCCGCCAAGTACACACCTGCCAGCGGTACGATCAGGCTTTGGGCCACCGTCGAGGTCGATAGGGTGGAAATCGGCATCCGCGATAGCGGCATAGGGATCTCGCCCAAGGCGCTGCCGTTCATCTTCGAGCCGTTCGTGCAGGACGTTCACGCCGTCGGTTTCAACGGCGTTGGCCTGGGCATTGGCTTGACGGTGGTGCGCGAGTTGGTCGAAAGCCACGGCGGCACGGTAATCGGCAAGAGTGCAGGGGATGGGCAGGGTAGCGAGTTCGTGGTGAGGTTGCCGTTGGTGAGTCAAGCCACGTAA
- a CDS encoding DUF3592 domain-containing protein, with translation MANDTPSRIGTILLGLLFALIGIGLLGIAVNLSLDRRDFLARAQTADGIVSHLNAGGSHPEIAFTTASGEKISYPQGGFIFGYQKDQPVRVHYLPEQPAGSAIVDAPAALWGTSGVLGFIGLVFTLVGLLKAFRQRGRGAVHSYKGL, from the coding sequence ATGGCTAACGACACCCCGTCACGCATCGGGACGATTCTGCTGGGCCTGCTGTTTGCCCTGATTGGCATTGGCTTGTTGGGCATTGCCGTCAATCTCTCTCTCGACCGACGCGACTTCCTCGCTCGGGCACAGACCGCCGATGGCATCGTCAGCCACTTGAATGCCGGCGGTTCCCATCCTGAAATCGCCTTCACCACCGCCAGCGGTGAAAAAATTTCCTACCCCCAGGGCGGTTTTATCTTCGGCTATCAGAAAGACCAACCGGTGCGGGTGCATTACCTGCCCGAGCAGCCGGCTGGCAGCGCCATCGTCGATGCCCCGGCCGCACTATGGGGCACCTCCGGGGTGTTGGGGTTTATCGGCCTGGTGTTCACCCTTGTCGGCCTGCTAAAAGCTTTCCGTCAACGCGGCCGCGGTGCGGTTCATTCATATAAAGGACTTTGA
- a CDS encoding c-type cytochrome, which translates to MLVIASLGILSLIQTSLSFAENANGKGIYLQRCVMCHGVDLKGTGPLAHKSNPPTPDLTTAAFKERLRVYPGVIVSSVILRPNGDLIPRTLKENGVKLAPFSWGVKDFRDLNQYMSGVISRSR; encoded by the coding sequence ATGTTGGTCATTGCTTCGCTAGGAATTTTGTCGCTCATTCAAACATCACTGTCCTTCGCGGAAAATGCTAATGGGAAAGGTATTTATTTGCAGCGATGTGTCATGTGCCATGGGGTGGACCTCAAGGGAACGGGGCCATTGGCTCATAAAAGCAATCCTCCTACGCCTGATCTTACGACTGCGGCTTTCAAGGAGCGTTTGAGGGTTTATCCGGGGGTTATTGTGTCGTCGGTAATACTTCGTCCCAATGGGGACTTGATTCCCAGGACTTTGAAAGAGAATGGGGTGAAGTTAGCGCCGTTTTCTTGGGGGGTTAAGGACTTTCGCGATTTGAATCAGTATATGAGTGGTGTGATTTCAAGAAGTCGATGA
- a CDS encoding nucleoid-structuring protein H-NS, with translation MCPHSGIAPWARREGPSMAQRGYPGIHAGMPTPQRLRSAIVVNGAPEINVHREAA, from the coding sequence GTGTGCCCTCACTCCGGCATTGCTCCGTGGGCCCGCCGCGAAGGGCCATCCATGGCCCAGCGCGGCTATCCCGGCATCCATGCCGGGATGCCCACTCCACAACGCCTGCGTTCGGCCATCGTGGTTAACGGGGCGCCCGAGATCAACGTCCACCGCGAGGCGGCCTGA
- a CDS encoding calcium-binding protein — MATSDSTMASTHTVRTGPGTVQVDLTGQFDDNQSIIIQPDGKILVGGYTEYLAWGYPGAPGEESYGYEQNHSVVRLNADGSLDTSFHEGGIDIVPAAIAPASRYELTAAQSDGKVLVAVVLNTGVQVERFNSDGTRDASFGQNGARTVDISHDFKDIDLTASTDGTFQISARGFDQATVTRIGNDGTFVDGFGDNGALTVNIPEDAYYNGGISTAVQADGSVVVGAAYNVAGVGDPTYTLQRFNPDGQLDTRFGDDGVLSLSAATGFGEDSVVTVQADGKIIVMGHGEGDTLATVARLNADGSFDTSFGSNGRVTFEADTPVALTVQGDGKILAAGTSNGDFSVIRLNADGSVDTHFGSQDGKLHVSGYAGEEILQGTDAAEIIHGLAGDDVLQGNGGRDFLQGGAGADIFRFTELSDSFRTATQNNSDRVQDFDASQDRIDLIALGFTGIGDGHDGTLAVMASADGTRTYLKNYDADASGQRFELALDGNLVGQLDSTNLVFTAPTVEGTSAKDTITGSALAEIIYGLDGNDRINGGAGADVIIGGAGADRLNGGDRADISLWTDNHQNDDVFRYLSTEDSYRTDSQSFADLIEGFTVDDKIDVSALGYTGFGDGTDTTLEMVYNNELDRTYLRDVEADAQGHWFQVALAGDWRESLDEDDMIFAPDAEIGLVGVAPEADPGHLLT, encoded by the coding sequence ATGGCAACCAGCGATAGCACGATGGCAAGTACCCATACCGTGAGAACTGGCCCGGGCACTGTCCAAGTCGACCTCACCGGTCAGTTCGACGATAACCAGAGCATCATTATCCAACCAGACGGCAAGATATTGGTTGGAGGCTATACCGAGTACCTGGCATGGGGATACCCCGGCGCGCCAGGCGAGGAAAGCTACGGTTACGAACAGAACCACTCCGTTGTCCGGCTGAACGCCGATGGTAGCCTGGACACCAGCTTCCATGAAGGTGGCATCGACATCGTACCTGCTGCGATAGCCCCGGCGTCGCGCTACGAGCTGACGGCGGCGCAGTCCGATGGCAAGGTGCTTGTCGCCGTCGTGCTGAACACCGGCGTACAGGTGGAGCGCTTCAACAGCGACGGGACACGCGATGCCAGCTTTGGCCAAAATGGCGCTAGGACGGTCGACATCAGCCACGACTTCAAGGACATCGACCTGACGGCGAGTACGGATGGCACATTCCAGATCAGCGCTCGTGGGTTTGACCAGGCCACAGTGACCAGGATCGGCAATGACGGCACTTTCGTCGATGGCTTTGGCGACAATGGCGCGCTGACTGTCAATATTCCCGAAGACGCCTACTACAACGGAGGGATTTCTACTGCGGTGCAGGCGGATGGAAGTGTTGTGGTCGGGGCTGCCTACAATGTCGCCGGCGTAGGTGATCCGACGTACACCCTGCAGCGCTTCAATCCCGACGGTCAGCTGGATACCCGTTTCGGTGATGACGGTGTACTCTCCTTGAGCGCTGCCACGGGTTTTGGCGAAGACTCAGTGGTCACCGTGCAGGCTGACGGCAAGATCATCGTGATGGGCCATGGCGAAGGCGATACTTTGGCTACTGTCGCGCGGCTTAACGCTGACGGCTCCTTCGATACCAGCTTTGGCTCCAATGGCAGGGTGACCTTCGAAGCCGACACGCCTGTGGCTTTGACGGTACAAGGCGATGGCAAGATTCTGGCCGCCGGCACGAGCAACGGGGACTTCAGCGTCATCCGTTTGAACGCCGATGGCAGTGTGGATACTCACTTCGGCAGCCAGGACGGCAAGCTTCATGTGAGCGGATACGCCGGGGAAGAAATCCTGCAGGGGACCGATGCCGCTGAAATCATCCACGGCTTGGCGGGTGATGATGTGCTCCAAGGCAACGGTGGACGCGACTTTCTGCAGGGCGGCGCTGGCGCTGACATTTTCCGCTTCACCGAACTGAGCGACAGTTTCCGCACTGCCACGCAAAACAACAGCGACCGGGTCCAGGACTTCGATGCTTCTCAGGACCGCATCGACCTGATTGCCTTGGGCTTCACCGGCATTGGCGACGGCCATGACGGCACCTTGGCTGTCATGGCGAGCGCAGACGGCACTCGCACCTACCTCAAGAACTACGATGCGGATGCCTCCGGGCAACGGTTTGAACTGGCCTTGGATGGCAACCTGGTGGGGCAGTTGGACAGCACCAACCTGGTGTTCACCGCGCCCACTGTTGAAGGTACGTCTGCCAAGGATACGATTACCGGTTCTGCCTTGGCGGAAATCATCTATGGCCTGGACGGCAATGACCGTATCAACGGTGGTGCTGGAGCCGATGTCATCATCGGTGGCGCGGGCGCAGACCGTCTCAACGGTGGGGATAGAGCCGACATCTCGTTGTGGACGGATAACCACCAAAATGACGACGTGTTCCGCTATCTGTCTACCGAGGACAGCTATCGTACGGACAGCCAAAGCTTTGCCGATCTTATCGAAGGCTTCACCGTTGACGACAAGATCGATGTATCGGCCCTGGGCTATACCGGCTTCGGAGATGGCACGGACACTACGCTGGAGATGGTTTACAACAACGAACTGGACCGCACTTACCTGAGGGATGTGGAAGCGGACGCACAAGGCCATTGGTTCCAGGTCGCGCTTGCCGGGGACTGGCGAGAAAGCCTTGATGAAGATGACATGATCTTTGCTCCCGACGCCGAGATAGGGCTGGTCGGGGTAGCGCCCGAGGCTGATCCAGGGCATCTATTGACCTGA
- the ychF gene encoding redox-regulated ATPase YchF: MGFNCGIVGLPNVGKSTLFNALTKSGIAAENFPFCTIEPNSGIVPMPDPRLEALAAIVNPKRILPTTMEFVDIAGLVAGASKGEGLGNKFLANIRETDAIAHVVRCFEDENVIHVSNSVDPKRDIEIIDLELIFADLDSCEKQLQKVARNAKGGDKDAVVQKGLLEQLIAHFTEGKPARSLMKNMSTDEKLVIKGFHLLTTKPVMYIANVAEDGFENNPHLDVVKAIAEEEGAMVVPVCNKIEAEIAELDDGEEKDMFLEALGLEEPGLNRVIRAGYEMLHLQTYFTAGVEEVRAWTVRVGATAPQAAGVIHTDFEKGFIRAEVIAYSDFIQYKGEAGAKEAGKWRLEGKEYIVKDGDVMHFRFNV, translated from the coding sequence ATGGGATTCAATTGCGGCATCGTCGGCCTGCCTAACGTCGGCAAGTCCACCCTGTTCAACGCCCTGACCAAATCCGGTATCGCGGCCGAGAACTTCCCCTTCTGCACCATCGAGCCGAACAGCGGCATCGTGCCGATGCCCGATCCGCGCCTGGAAGCCTTGGCCGCTATCGTCAACCCCAAGCGCATCCTGCCGACCACCATGGAATTCGTCGACATCGCAGGCCTGGTGGCTGGCGCGTCGAAAGGCGAAGGCCTGGGTAACAAGTTTTTGGCCAACATCCGTGAGACCGATGCCATCGCCCACGTGGTGCGCTGCTTCGAAGACGAGAACGTGATTCACGTTTCCAACAGCGTCGACCCGAAACGCGACATCGAGATCATCGACCTGGAACTGATTTTCGCCGACCTCGACAGCTGCGAAAAACAACTGCAGAAAGTTGCCCGCAACGCCAAGGGTGGCGACAAGGACGCGGTCGTCCAGAAGGGCCTGCTGGAGCAGTTGATCGCCCACTTTACCGAAGGCAAGCCTGCGCGCAGCCTGATGAAGAACATGAGCACCGACGAGAAGCTGGTGATCAAGGGCTTCCACCTGCTGACCACCAAGCCGGTCATGTACATCGCCAACGTCGCTGAAGACGGTTTCGAGAACAACCCGCACCTGGACGTGGTCAAGGCCATCGCCGAAGAAGAAGGTGCCATGGTCGTTCCGGTCTGCAACAAGATCGAAGCGGAAATCGCCGAACTGGACGACGGTGAAGAGAAAGACATGTTCCTCGAGGCCCTGGGCCTGGAAGAACCTGGCCTGAACCGCGTGATCCGCGCCGGCTACGAGATGCTCCACCTGCAGACCTACTTCACTGCCGGTGTCGAAGAAGTCCGCGCCTGGACCGTCCGCGTGGGTGCCACCGCACCGCAAGCCGCCGGTGTGATCCACACTGACTTCGAAAAAGGCTTTATTCGTGCCGAAGTCATCGCCTATTCGGATTTCATTCAGTACAAGGGCGAAGCGGGCGCCAAGGAAGCGGGTAAATGGCGTCTGGAAGGCAAGGAATACATCGTCAAGGATGGTGATGTGATGCACTTCCGCTTCAACGTCTAA
- the pth gene encoding aminoacyl-tRNA hydrolase: MTAIKLIVGLGNPGAEYEQTRHNAGALFVERIAHAQGVSLAADRKYFGLTGRFSHQGQDVRLLIPTTYMNRSGQAVAALAGFFRITPEDILVAHDELDLPPGVAKLKQGGGHGGHNGLRDIIAQLGNQNTFHRLRLGIGHPGVASMVSNFVLGRAPRAEQEKLDASIDFALGVLPDILAGEWNRAMKNLHSQKA; encoded by the coding sequence GTGACTGCCATTAAACTGATCGTTGGCCTGGGAAATCCAGGCGCTGAATACGAACAGACCCGGCATAACGCAGGGGCCCTTTTTGTTGAGCGCATCGCGCACGCACAAGGCGTCAGCCTGGCAGCCGATCGCAAGTATTTCGGCCTGACCGGGCGCTTCTCGCACCAAGGTCAGGATGTTCGCCTGTTGATTCCCACCACCTACATGAACCGCAGCGGCCAGGCCGTGGCGGCATTGGCCGGTTTCTTTCGCATCACGCCTGAAGACATCCTGGTGGCCCACGACGAACTCGACCTGCCTCCGGGCGTTGCCAAGCTCAAGCAGGGCGGCGGCCATGGCGGTCACAACGGGTTACGCGACATCATCGCGCAACTGGGTAATCAGAATACCTTTCACCGCCTGCGGCTCGGCATCGGCCACCCAGGCGTTGCCAGTATGGTTTCAAACTTTGTCCTGGGTCGTGCGCCTCGCGCCGAACAGGAAAAACTCGATGCCAGCATCGACTTTGCCCTCGGCGTGCTGCCGGATATCCTCGCCGGTGAATGGAACCGCGCGATGAAAAACCTGCACAGCCAGAAGGCCTGA
- a CDS encoding 50S ribosomal protein L25/general stress protein Ctc → MNDFTLNAEVRSDLGKGASRRLRRLASLVPAVVYGGDKAPESISMLAKEVAKLLENEAAYSHIIELNVGGTKQNVVIKALQRHPAKGHVMHADFVRVVAGQKLTAVVPVHFINEAAPVKKGGEISHVTSELEVSCLPKDLPEFIEVDLADAEVGTIIHLSDLKAPKGVEFVALAHGDDKAVANVHAPRVAPEATEEGAAE, encoded by the coding sequence ATGAACGATTTTACTCTGAATGCTGAAGTGCGTTCCGACCTGGGGAAAGGTGCGAGCCGCCGCCTGCGTCGTCTCGCAAGCCTGGTTCCAGCTGTAGTCTACGGTGGCGACAAAGCCCCTGAGTCCATCAGCATGCTGGCCAAAGAAGTTGCCAAACTGCTCGAAAACGAAGCGGCCTACAGCCACATCATCGAGCTGAACGTTGGCGGCACCAAGCAAAACGTCGTGATCAAAGCCCTGCAGCGTCACCCGGCCAAAGGCCACGTGATGCACGCTGACTTCGTCCGCGTTGTTGCCGGCCAGAAGCTGACTGCTGTTGTTCCAGTGCACTTCATCAATGAAGCTGCTCCGGTCAAGAAAGGCGGCGAAATCTCGCACGTGACTTCCGAGCTGGAAGTGTCCTGCCTGCCGAAAGACCTGCCTGAATTCATCGAAGTCGACCTGGCTGACGCCGAAGTCGGCACGATCATTCACCTGTCCGACCTCAAGGCTCCTAAAGGCGTTGAGTTTGTTGCTCTGGCACACGGCGATGACAAGGCTGTTGCCAACGTCCACGCTCCACGTGTTGCTCCAGAAGCCACTGAAGAAGGCGCTGCAGAGTAA
- a CDS encoding ribose-phosphate pyrophosphokinase: MSKMMVFTGNANPDLARRVVRQLHIPLGDISVGKFSDGEITAEINENVRGKDVFIIQPTCAPTNDNLMELVVMADAFRRSSATRITAVIPYFGYARQDRRPRSARVAISAKVVADMLTVVGIDRVLTVDLHADQIQGFFDIPVDNIYGSPVLVDDIEDQRFENLMIVSPDIGGVVRARAVAKSLGVDLGIIDKRREKANHSEVMHIIGDVEGRTCILVDDMVDTAGTLCHAAKALKEHGAAKVFAYCTHPVLSGRAIENIENSVLDELVVTNTIPLSAAAQACARIRQLDIAPVVAEAVRRISNEESISAMFR, translated from the coding sequence GTGTCCAAGATGATGGTCTTTACGGGGAACGCCAACCCCGATCTGGCTCGGCGTGTCGTACGTCAGCTGCATATCCCTCTCGGTGACATTTCTGTCGGTAAGTTCTCCGACGGCGAAATCACTGCCGAGATCAATGAAAACGTTCGCGGTAAAGACGTCTTCATTATTCAGCCGACTTGCGCTCCGACCAACGATAACCTGATGGAACTCGTCGTGATGGCTGATGCCTTCCGCCGTTCCTCGGCTACTCGTATCACTGCTGTTATTCCTTACTTTGGTTATGCCCGTCAGGATCGCCGTCCGCGTTCCGCACGTGTGGCGATCAGCGCGAAAGTCGTGGCTGATATGCTCACCGTAGTCGGCATCGACCGTGTCCTCACGGTTGATCTGCATGCTGACCAGATTCAGGGTTTCTTCGATATTCCCGTAGATAACATCTACGGCTCCCCGGTCCTGGTGGATGATATTGAAGATCAGCGCTTCGAAAACCTGATGATCGTGTCCCCGGACATTGGCGGCGTCGTGCGTGCACGGGCTGTTGCCAAATCCCTGGGCGTGGATCTGGGTATCATCGACAAACGCCGTGAGAAAGCCAATCACTCCGAAGTGATGCATATCATCGGCGACGTCGAAGGGCGCACCTGTATCCTGGTCGATGACATGGTCGATACCGCCGGCACCTTGTGCCACGCGGCCAAGGCCCTGAAAGAGCATGGCGCTGCCAAGGTCTTTGCCTACTGCACACACCCTGTGCTGTCGGGTCGGGCGATCGAGAACATTGAAAACTCCGTGCTGGACGAGCTGGTGGTGACCAACACCATCCCGCTGTCCGCTGCAGCACAAGCCTGTGCGCGTATCCGTCAACTGGATATCGCACCGGTGGTTGCCGAAGCGGTTCGCCGCATCAGCAATGAAGAATCGATCAGCGCGATGTTCCGTTAA
- the ispE gene encoding 4-(cytidine 5'-diphospho)-2-C-methyl-D-erythritol kinase, whose amino-acid sequence MTAARLTLPSPAKLNLMLHILGRRPDGYHELQTIFQFLDYGDEITFAVRDDGVIRLHTEFEGVPHDSNLIVKAAKQLQAQSGCALGIDIWIEKILPMGGGIGGGSSNAATTLLGLNHLWQLGWDIDRLATLGLTLGADVPVFVRGHAAFAEGVGEKLTPVDPEEPWYLVLVPQVSVSTAEIFSDPLLTRNSPPIKVRPVPKGNSRNDCLPVVARRYPDVRNALNLLGKFTEAKLTGTGSCVFGGFPSKAEADKVSALLTETLTGFVAKGSNVSMLHRKLQGLL is encoded by the coding sequence ATGACCGCTGCACGCCTGACCCTGCCCTCCCCGGCCAAGCTCAACCTGATGCTGCACATCCTCGGCCGTCGTCCGGACGGCTATCACGAGTTGCAGACGATTTTTCAGTTCCTGGACTACGGCGACGAAATCACCTTTGCCGTGCGCGACGACGGCGTGATTCGCCTGCACACCGAATTCGAAGGCGTCCCCCACGACAGCAACCTGATCGTCAAGGCCGCGAAACAACTCCAGGCGCAATCCGGTTGTGCCCTGGGCATCGATATCTGGATCGAAAAAATCCTGCCCATGGGCGGCGGCATCGGTGGCGGCAGCTCGAATGCGGCGACGACTTTATTGGGCCTCAATCATTTGTGGCAGCTGGGCTGGGACATCGATCGCCTGGCCACCCTGGGCCTGACGCTGGGTGCCGACGTGCCGGTTTTCGTGCGTGGCCACGCCGCTTTTGCCGAAGGCGTTGGGGAAAAACTCACCCCGGTGGACCCCGAGGAACCCTGGTACTTGGTGCTGGTGCCGCAAGTATCTGTAAGTACAGCAGAAATTTTTTCAGATCCGCTGTTGACACGTAACTCTCCTCCCATTAAAGTGCGCCCCGTTCCCAAGGGAAACAGTCGAAATGACTGCTTACCGGTGGTAGCAAGGCGTTATCCAGATGTTCGTAACGCTTTGAATTTGTTAGGTAAATTTACCGAAGCAAAACTCACCGGAACTGGAAGTTGTGTGTTTGGGGGCTTCCCAAGCAAAGCTGAAGCTGATAAAGTCTCGGCCCTTCTGACAGAGACCCTTACAGGGTTTGTAGCAAAAGGAAGCAACGTTTCGATGTTGCATCGCAAGCTGCAAGGCCTGCTCTAA
- the lolB gene encoding lipoprotein insertase outer membrane protein LolB has translation MFLRHLIVFSFIALLAGCAGFGARESVQGQGNQAQWREHKQQLSGLDGWQIDGKIGIRAPKDSGSGTLFWLQRQDYYDIRLSGPLGRGAARLTGRPGQVSLEVANQGRYEAPTPEALLEEQLGWKLPVSHLTWWVRGLPAPDSKSRLTLDADSRLSNLEQDDWQIEYLSYAQQNGYWLPERIKLHGSNLDVTLVIKQWQPRKLGQ, from the coding sequence ATGTTTTTGCGCCATCTCATCGTTTTCAGCTTCATTGCCCTGCTCGCCGGTTGCGCGGGCTTCGGCGCCCGTGAATCCGTCCAGGGCCAGGGCAACCAGGCCCAGTGGCGCGAGCATAAACAACAACTGAGCGGCCTCGACGGCTGGCAGATCGACGGCAAGATCGGCATCCGCGCCCCGAAAGACTCGGGCAGTGGCACGCTGTTCTGGCTGCAACGCCAGGACTACTACGACATTCGCCTGTCCGGCCCACTGGGTCGCGGTGCGGCCCGCCTGACCGGCCGGCCAGGCCAGGTTTCACTGGAAGTCGCCAACCAGGGACGCTACGAGGCCCCGACCCCCGAAGCGCTGCTGGAAGAACAACTGGGCTGGAAACTGCCGGTCTCCCACCTGACCTGGTGGGTTCGCGGGCTGCCGGCGCCGGACAGTAAAAGCCGCCTGACCCTCGACGCCGACAGTCGCTTGTCCAACCTGGAACAGGACGACTGGCAGATCGAATACCTCAGCTATGCCCAGCAGAACGGCTACTGGCTGCCCGAACGCATCAAGTTGCACGGCAGTAACCTCGACGTCACGCTGGTGATCAAGCAATGGCAGCCGCGCAAGCTGGGGCAATGA
- a CDS encoding tetratricopeptide repeat protein — protein sequence MNRSSALLLALAVLSGCQSMAPVSTDGTPPVEDSVQAPEKPKVYGSFSEETIFSLLSAELAGQRNRFDIALDNYVTQAINTQDPAISERAFRIAEYLGADQPALDTALIWARNAPDDLEAQRAAAVQLARAGRYDDSMVYMEKVLLGKGDTHFDFLALSAADTDQETRNGLMKSFDRLLQRHPNNGQLIFGKALLLQQDGDTQGALTLLEDNPPEAGEVAPILLRARLLQGLNRGDEALPLLEKSIKKYPDDKRLRLTYARMLVENNRMDDAKVEFSSLVQQYPEDDELRYSLALVCLEAKAWEEAKGYLEDLIARESHVDSAHLNLGRIAEERNDPESALIEYAQVGPGNDYLPAQLRQADILISNGKTADAQSRLAVQRDSQPDYGIQLYLIEAETLSANNQGDKAWNVLQQALKQYPDDLNLLYTRAMLAEKRNDLAQMEKDLRLIIQRDPDNAMALNALGYTLSDRTTRYDEAKLLIEQAHQINPEDPAVLDSLGWVNFRLGNLDEAERLLRQALERFPDQEVAAHLGEVLWANGKQREARQIWSRFLKEQPDSAILRSTIKRLTGSETL from the coding sequence ATGAATAGATCTTCCGCGTTGCTCCTCGCCCTTGCCGTGCTCAGCGGCTGCCAGTCCATGGCCCCCGTTTCGACGGACGGTACGCCGCCAGTCGAAGACAGCGTGCAGGCCCCTGAAAAACCCAAGGTCTATGGCTCGTTCAGCGAAGAAACCATCTTCAGCCTGTTGAGCGCCGAACTGGCCGGCCAACGCAATCGCTTCGACATTGCGCTGGACAACTACGTGACCCAGGCCATCAACACCCAGGACCCGGCCATCTCCGAGCGGGCATTTCGCATCGCCGAATACCTGGGCGCCGACCAGCCTGCGCTGGATACCGCGCTGATCTGGGCCAGGAATGCCCCCGATGACCTGGAAGCGCAGCGCGCCGCCGCTGTGCAACTGGCCCGGGCCGGACGCTACGACGACTCCATGGTGTATATGGAGAAAGTCCTGCTGGGCAAGGGCGACACCCATTTCGATTTCCTGGCGCTGTCCGCCGCCGATACCGACCAGGAAACCCGCAACGGCCTGATGAAAAGCTTCGATCGCCTGTTGCAGCGCCACCCGAACAACGGCCAGCTGATTTTCGGCAAGGCCCTGCTGCTGCAACAGGATGGCGACACCCAGGGCGCCCTCACCCTGCTGGAAGACAACCCGCCGGAAGCCGGCGAAGTGGCGCCGATCCTGCTGCGTGCCCGCCTGCTGCAAGGCTTGAACCGTGGCGACGAAGCGCTGCCGTTGCTGGAAAAAAGCATCAAGAAATACCCGGACGACAAACGCCTGCGCCTCACCTACGCCCGCATGCTGGTGGAAAACAACCGCATGGACGATGCCAAGGTGGAGTTCTCCAGCTTGGTCCAGCAATACCCGGAAGACGACGAGTTGCGTTATTCCCTGGCACTGGTCTGCCTGGAAGCCAAGGCCTGGGAAGAGGCCAAGGGTTACCTGGAAGACCTGATCGCCCGGGAAAGCCACGTCGACTCGGCCCATCTGAACCTGGGTCGCATCGCCGAGGAACGCAACGACCCCGAGAGCGCACTGATCGAGTACGCCCAGGTTGGCCCGGGCAACGACTATCTGCCGGCGCAACTGCGCCAGGCCGATATCCTGATCAGCAATGGCAAGACCGCCGATGCCCAGAGCCGCCTCGCCGTACAACGCGACTCCCAGCCGGACTACGGCATCCAGTTGTACCTGATCGAAGCCGAAACCCTGTCGGCCAACAATCAGGGCGACAAGGCCTGGAACGTACTGCAGCAAGCCTTGAAGCAGTACCCGGACGATCTGAACCTGTTGTATACCCGCGCCATGCTGGCGGAAAAACGCAATGACCTGGCCCAGATGGAAAAAGACCTGCGCCTGATCATCCAGCGTGACCCGGACAACGCCATGGCCCTCAATGCCCTGGGCTACACCTTGTCGGATCGCACCACCCGCTACGACGAAGCCAAGCTGCTGATCGAACAGGCCCACCAGATCAATCCGGAAGACCCGGCGGTACTCGACAGCCTTGGCTGGGTGAATTTCCGCCTGGGCAATCTCGACGAAGCCGAACGCCTGTTGCGCCAGGCCTTGGAGCGCTTTCCCGACCAGGAAGTCGCCGCTCACCTGGGCGAGGTCCTGTGGGCCAACGGCAAACAACGCGAAGCGCGGCAAATCTGGAGCCGATTCCTCAAGGAACAGCCTGACAGCGCCATCTTGCGCAGCACCATCAAACGCCTGACCGGATCCGAGACTCTTTAA